One stretch of Arachis hypogaea cultivar Tifrunner chromosome 20, arahy.Tifrunner.gnm2.J5K5, whole genome shotgun sequence DNA includes these proteins:
- the LOC112786843 gene encoding uncharacterized protein, with translation MEERMQRYLFFAVTKGAHPGVYSSWEEANEQVSNYSFPEYHGFNSYEHALQCFKSRMVSIDADKAANVEMFGTQSEGVSGGKGVFPSGSSRRHGLVSWLPIIPQEELNPVPEFAIVNNMESWLVKICHDSEIPGPCFFKLPVKTQFWKYLVGY, from the exons ATGGAAGAACGCATGCAGCGCTATCTATTTTTTGCTGTCACGAAGGGGGCTCATCCGGGTGTTTACTCAAGCTGGGAAGAGGCGAACGAGCAGGTGTCGAATTATAGTTTTCCCGAGTATCATGGTTTCAATAGCTACGAACACGCGCTACAGTGCTTCAAATCGAGAATGGTGTCCATTGATGCTGACAAAGCTGCAAATGTGGAAATGTTTGGAACACAGAGCGAGGGAGTATCTGGAGGGAAGGGTGTGTTCCCTTCAGGCAGTAGTCGGCGGCATGGATTGGTTTCAT GGCTTCCTATAATTCCTCAAGAGGAACTAAACCCTGTTCCTGAGTTTGCCATAGTCAACAACATGGAGTCATGGCTGGTGAAGATTTGCCATGATTCTGAAATTCCTGGTCCATGCTTTTTCAA GTTGCCCGTGAAGACGCAGTTTTGGAAATACTTGGTCGGGTACTAG
- the LOC112785528 gene encoding uncharacterized protein — MARCFTVTVYDRDNSEYTVAETTPTGSFSLGSYRVSLGSQTCDCGYFQALHFPCPHALACCAYSRVTWQPYVHPVCRLSSVFSVYQMGFTPPILEDFWPPYDGPTVIPDLSMRHAREGRPRSTRIRTNIDEADLNRPKRCGLCRQLGHIRRSCPQAGGPSHAG, encoded by the coding sequence ATGGCTAGGTGCTTTACGGTGACTGTATATGACAGGGATAACTCGGAGTACACCGTGGCAGAGACGACTCCGACTGGTTCATTCTCACTGGGAAGCTACAGGGTCTCACTGGGTTCTCAGACATGTGATTGTGGATACTTCCAGGCACTTCATTTCCCATGTCCGCATGCATTGGCATGCTGTGCCTACTCACGTGTTACTTGGCAGCCATACGTCCACCCGGTGTGTCGACTTAGTTCGGTTTTCAGTGTATATCAGATGGGATTCACTCCTCCCATTCTGGAGGATTTCTGGCCACCTTATGACGGGCCGACCGTTATACCGGACCTGAGTATGAGGCATGCAAGGGAGGGTCGTCCGCGGTCCACTCGAATACGGACCAATATAGATGAGGCAGATCTGAACCGGCCCAAGAGATGTGGCCTCTGCAGGCAACTCGGACACATTCGTCGGAGTTGTCCACAGGCCGGAGGACCCAGCCATGCAGGGTGA
- the LOC140182977 gene encoding uncharacterized protein, whose product MRRQQGMRLDERYVPYLQMAGLYHLARLNDRWFQLDEPLVSAFVERWHPETIHSTWSAAGMPIRSAHPSGRRVPVGLFADKSGNHIHIIWLPFVARLEEMGGYSWGSAALAWLYRCMCRGANRHVVKLAGPLQLLQSWIFWRFPGFKSAGYDAFSWPLASRYHYRIVLFILI is encoded by the exons atgcggcggcagcaggggATGCGACTTGATGAGaggtacgttccgtacttgcagatggccggacTATACCATCTTGCGAGATTGAACGACAGATGGTTTCAATTGGACGAGCCCCTTGTCAGTGCATTCGTGGAGCGGTGGCATCCGGAGACCATACATTCGACATGGTCGGCAGCAGGGATGCCGATTCGGAGTGCACATCCTTCAGGACGTCGCGTACCAGTTGGG ctgtttgccgacaagtccggcaaTCATATTCACATCATATGGTTACCGTTTGTGGctaggcttgaggagatgggtggCTATAGCTGGGGGTCGGCGGCACTagcatggttgtaccggtgcatgtgccgaggGGCCAACAGACATGTCGTGAAGTTAGCCGGGCCGTTACAGTTACTTCAGTCTTGGATCTTTTGGCGGTTTCCTGGTTTTAAGTCTGCTGGGTATGATGCGTTTAGCTGGCCCCTTGCCTCGAGGTACCACTATCGTATTGTACTATTTAtccttatttaa